The following nucleotide sequence is from Staphylococcus chromogenes.
TTATTTCTTACATGACACATCCAACTACTGGTGGTGTATCTGCAAGTTTTGCCTCTGTAGGAGACATAAATTTAGCGGAACCTAAAGCTTTAATTGGCTTTGCCGGTCGACGCGTCATTGAACAGACAATCAACGAAAAATTACCTGAAGACTTTCAAACTGCTGAGTTTCTTTTAGAGCATGGACAACTTGATAAAGTTGTGCATCGCAGTCAGATGAGAGAAACGTTAGCACAAATTTTTGAAATGCATCGTGAGGTGAAATCGTAATGCTTGAATTTGAAAAATCTATTCAAGAAATTAAAAACAAAATCGATTCTTTAAAGGATGCTCAGTCAAAAAATGATGTCGACCTTTCAGATGAAATTGACATGCTAGAAGCAGCGCTGCAAACAGAGAAAGAAAAAGTTTATACATCGTTAAAACCTTGGGATCGTGTGCAAATTGCACGTCTACAGGAACGTCCAACTACACTTGATTATATTTCACATATTTTTGAAGACTTTATCGAATTCCATGGAGATCGTAATTTTAGAGATGACCCTGCGATTATTGGGGGACTCGCATTCTTCAATGGAATCCCAGTCACTGTGATAGGACATCAACGTGGGAAAGATACTAAAGATAACATTTATCGTAATTTTGGGATGGCTCATCCTGAAGGTTATCGTAAAGCGTTACGTTTAATGAAACAGGCCGAAAAGTTCAATAGACCTATTTTTACATTTATAGACACAAAAGGCGCTTATCCAGGTAAAGCTGCGGAAGAACGCGGACAAAGCGAGTCTATAGCACGTAATTTAATTGAAATGGCAAGTTTATCGGTGCCAATTATTGCAATTGTGATTGGTGAAGGTGGAAGTGGCGGTGCATTAGGACTTGGCGTGAGTAACCGCATTCTAATGCTCGAAAACAGTACCTATTCGGTTATATCGCCAGAAGGGGCTGCTGGTATACTTTGGAAAGATAGTGCTTTAGCTAAAATTGCTGCTGAAACAATGAAAATTACGGCGTATGATTTAAAAGAACTTCAAATTATAGATGAAGTCGTTAAAGAGCCTTTAGGTGGGGCCCATCACGACATTGAGCGTCAAGCTAAACAAATTAAAGAGGCATTTACAAGACATTTAAAAGCGTTTCAACAAATGGATGAAAAAGCGATCAAGGAAGATCGTTTTAATAAATTTAGACAAATGGGTACATTTGTTGAATAAAGCGCAAATTAGTAATTATTACAAAACAATTTGGTATGCGCATATTGACGATGGATATCGTATGTGCGTAAGTGTGAATTAAATCATATTTCTAATAAAAGGTCGGGATATCTTTTAAGATGTTCTGCCCTTTTTATATTTTTCACTTGATATTATGTTACTATTTTTAGCGTTTTATAGAAGATTAGAATGACATATTTGAAGTTGTGAAAACACATATGAAAGCTTGTAATATGTACGTTTCGTGACAGTTGTTATTTAAACCGTTTTCATTTCATGGAGATGCTATTTTTAATGGAATGCCATGATGATTTATGTTATTTTTAAAGTAATAACAAAGCGAGAAAGGGAATGTCTACATGAAAAAGATTGCTGTTTTAACAAGTGGAGGAGATGCTCCGGGAATGAACGCAGCGGTTCGTGCGGTTGTTCGTAAAGCGATTTATCACAACATTGAAGTTTATGGAGTTTATCAAGGTTACCAAGGTTTAATTAATGACGATATTCATAAACTTGAGCTCGGTTCTGTTGGAGATACCATTCAACGTGGGGGCACGTTTTTATATTCTGCCCGTTGCCCAGAATTTAAAGAAAAGAGTGTTAGAGCTAAAGGTATAGAAAACTTAAGAAAACGTGGGATTGAAGGCCTTGTGGTTATTGGTGGTGATGGAAGTTATCGTGGTGCGCAACGCATTACTGAAGAATGCCACGATATTCAAACCATTGGAATTCCTGGAACAATTGATAATGATATTAATGGGACTGACTTTACTATTGGATTTGATACAGCTTTAAATACGATTATCGAATCTGTCGATAAAATCAGAGATACTGCCTCAAGTCATGCCCGAACATTTATTATCGAAGTCATGGGCCGAGACTGTGGTGATTTAGCGCTTTGGTCTGGACTTGCTGTAGGTGCAGAATCTATCATATTACCAGAAACAGAATATAATATTCAAGATATTGCCGAAAAAATACAACACGGTATTGATCGTGGTAAAAAGCACTCTATCATTATTGTGGCAGAAGGTTGTATGTCAGGAAACACTTGTGCAGACGAACTAACAAAATATATCAATGTGGACGCACGTGTATCCGTATTAGGACATATCCAACGTGGAGGAAGCCCAACGGGTATGGACCGTGTGCTTGCATCAAGAATGGGTGGATATGCTATGGAATTGTTGATGAATGGTGAGACTGCAAAAGGGGTAGGTATTAAAGATAATCATTTAACAGCAACTGACTTTGATCAAATCTTTAATGCAACATCAGAAAATAAAATTAATGAACGCATGCTTGAATTAACTAAAGAATTATCGATTTAATCTAGGAGGCAAAATCATGAAAAGAACAAAAATCGTATGTACGATTGGACCTGCATCAGAATCTGAAGAAATGTTAGAAAAATTAATGAGAGCAGGTATGAATGTTGCACGCTTAAATTTTTCACATGGGTCACATGACGAACATCGTGCACGTATTGAAACCATCCGAAAAGTAGCAAACAAATTAAATTTAAATATTGGTATCTTATTAGATACAAAAGGACCAGAAATTCGTACACATAACATGAAAGATGGTTTGATTACTTTAGAAAAAGGGACGAAAGTGTCTGTAAGTATGACAGAGGTCGAAGGAACGCCTGAGATGTTCTCTGTAACTTATGAAAATTTAATTAATGATGTGCATGAAGGTTCATTTATCTTACTTGATGATGGATTGATTGAATTACAAGTGGAAGAAATAGACCACAGTGCAGGTCAAGTTCACTGTAAAGTATTAAATACAGGTGAACTAAAAAATAAAAAAGGTGTAAACCTACCGGGTGTGAGTGTAAATTTACCAGGTATTACTGAAAAAGATGCGGATGATATTCGTTTTGGTATCGACCAAGATGTTGATTTTATTGCCGCTAGCTTTGTAAGACGCTCAAGTGATGTATTAGAAATTCGTAAAATTTTAGAAGAAGCGAACCATCATACGATTAGTATCATCCCTAAAATAGAAAACCAAGAAGGCATCGACAACATTGATGAAATACTTGCAGTGTCTGACGGCTTGATGGTTGCCCGTGGAGATATGGGGGTTGAAATTCCACCAGAAACGGTACCAATCGTGCAAAAAGAATTAATCCGTAAATGTAATAAACTTGGCAAACCTGTCATAACTGCGACACAAATGTTAGACTCTATGCAACGTAATCCGAGAGCCACACGTGCAGAAGCATCAGACGTTGCCAACGCTATTTATGATGGTACAGATGCTGTCATGTTATCTGGAGAAACTGCGGCAGGATCATATCCTGAAGAGGCTGTTAAAGCGATGCATAATATTGCTGTAGCTGCTGAACAAGCGCAAGATTACAAAAAATTACTATCTGATCGTACAAAACTCGTAGAGACTTCACTTGTAAATGCGATTGGTGTTTCAGTTGCTCATACCGCTTTAAACTTAAATGTAAAAGCAATTGTTGCTGCGACTGAAAGTGGTAGTACAGCGAAAACAATTTCTAAATATAGACCAAAATCTGATATTCTTGCTGTCACACCTAACGAATCAACAGCACGTCAGTGTGCATTAATGTGGGGTGTCTACCCTATCATCAAAAAAGGCAATTACTCTACAGATGAATTATTAAATAATGCTGTTGCGACAGCGATTGAATCTGAGCGTGTTGTTAATGGTGACCTTATTATTATTACTGCAGGTGTCCCTACAGGTGAATCAGGCACTACGAACTTAATGAAACTTCATCTCATTGGTGATGAACTTGCATCAGGACAAGGTATTGGCCGTACTTCTGCCGTGGGCCGTACAGTTGTTGTGAACCAAGCTTCTGAATTAAAAGGAAAAGACTTATCAAATGCAGTCATCGTCACATCTTCTATTGATGAAAGTTTCGTACCTTATCTCGATCAAGCCGTTGGCCTTATTACAGAAGAAGGTGGCTTAACTTCACCTAGCGCTATTGTAGGTTTAGAAAAAGGGATTCCTACGGTTGTAGGTGTGGAAAACGTCCTTCAAAGCGTCAAAGATGATGTATTAGTCACTGTTGATGCCGCCCAAGGTAAAATATTTGAAGGTTACGCAAACGTTCTTTAAACCGTTGCGTACGAATAAAGCTTAGAACAAGACAAAACCACTATATATCGTGTATAAATGATATATAGTGGTTTTTTTATATTACTTTTATTTAAAATAAAGTGCATCGCTTTTTAACAAAATATGTTTGTGAGTATAATGCCTATCATATCTAATTATTAATTATGATAAAGAAAGCAAATGATTATAATTTTGAGGTTTGATTGGTTAGAGTCATTGGCGAGAAACATCGTAAAATCAATGTTTATACATATTTTTAGGCTGTTTTACTCGTGGTTTTAACAAGAGGGTTCGGAATTTTGAACGTTCAATAAATATTCACAAATCGTGTGATATTAGCTATAATAACTTATGAAAGCCATTACAAAAGAGCGAATATATAGTAAAGGGGAAATTCATATGGCAGAACTACAGAAAGGTCTAGAAGGTGTAATTGCTGCAGAGACAAAGATTAGTTCAATCATCGATAGCCAGTTGACTTATGCTGGATATGACATTGATGATTTGGCAGAAAATGCTTTGTTCGAAGAAGTAATGTTCCTTCTTTGGAATTACCGATTACCTAATGAGAAGGAACTACAAGAACTTAAAGATAAATTACATCATTATATGACGCTAAATCCACGTATGTATAGTCATTTTGAGGAGTATACAACTGATGAAGTTCATCCAATGACTGCGTTACGAACTTCTGTTTCGTATTTGGCGCATTTTGACGATAATGCAGATGATAATGATGAAGCAGCATTGTATGAGAGAGGTATTCGAATTCAATCTAAAATTGCTTCATTAGTAACTTCATTCTCACGCGTACGTGAAGGTAAAAAGCCAGTTAAACCTGATACTTCTCTTTCATATGCAGCGAACTTCTTGTATATGCTAAGAGGGGAAAAACCAACAGATGTTGAAGTAGAAGGTTTTAATAAAGCGTTAATTTTACATGCAGACCACGAATTAAATGCTTCTGCGTTCACAGCGCGTTGTGCAGTTTCATCTATGTCTGATATGTATTCTGGAATTACTGCAGCAGTTGGTTCATTAAAAGGACCGCTTCACGGTGGTGCAAACGAACGTGTTATACGCATGTTAACAGAAATCGGCTCAGTGGATAATGTTGAAGCGTACTTGAAAAAGGCTTTTGACAATAAAGAAAAAATTATGGGCTTTGGACATCGGGTATATAAAAACGGAGATCCTCGTGCAAAATATTTAAAAGAAATGAGCCAAAAAATTACAGATGAAACAGGACAAAGTGAATTGTTCGAAATTTCTGTTAAAATTGCGGATATCGTTAAAGAAGAAAAAGGATTACTACCTAATGTCGATTTTTATAGTGCTACAGTTTACCACAGCATGGGTATTGAACATGATTTATTTACACCAATCTTTGCGGTTAGCCGTACATCAGGTTGGGTAGCACATATTTTAGAACAATTACGAGATAATCGCATTATGAGACCTAGAGCAACATATATTGGTGAAACAAATCGCAAATATTTACCAATAGAACAACGTGATTAATATTAAAGATTTCTGAACAAGATATTCAATTCATGGAGGTTACTTTAAAATGAGTGAAAAAATTGTAAAAACAGCAGATGGCTTAAATGTCCCAAATCAACCTATCGTTCCATATATTATAGGCGATGGAATTGGTCCAGACATTTGGAAAGCAGCAAGTCGTGTCATTGATGAAGCTGTCAAAAAAGCTTACAACGGTGAAAAAGAAATTTCTTGGAAAGAAGTATTAGCGGGTCAAAAAGCTTATGATCAAACTGGAGAGTGGCTACCACAAGAAACTTTGGACACGATTAAAGAATATTTAATTGCGATTAAAGGTCCATTAACAACACCGATTGGTGGAGGTATTCGCTCATTAAATGTAGCGTTACGTCAAGAGTTAGATTTATTCACATGTTTACGTCCTGTACGTTGGTTCCAAGGTGTTCCTTCACCAGTAAAAAATCCTCAAGATACAGATATGGTTATTTTCCGTGAAAATACAGAAGATATCTATGCAGGTATTGAATTTAAAGAAGGTTCTGAAGAAGTCAAAAAAGTGATTGATTTCTTGCAAAATGAAATGGGTGCTAAAAATATTCGTTTTCCTGAAACATCAGGTATTGGGATTAAACCTGTTTCAAAAGAAGGAACAGAACGCCTCGTACGTGCAGCCATTCAATATGCTTTAGACAATAATCGTAAATCAGTAACACTCGTTCATAAAGGTAACATTATGAAATTTACTGAAGGTGCATTCAAACAATGGGGTTATGATTTAGCAGAACGTGAATTTGGTGATAAAGTATTTACATGGAAACAATATGACAAAATTGTTGAAGAAAAAGGTAAAGAAGAAGCTAATGCAGCGCAAGAGAAAGCTGAAAAAGCTGGGAAAATTATCATTAAAGATTCGATTGCAGATATTTTCTTACAACAAATTTTAACACGTCCTTCAGACCATGATGTTGTAGCTACAATGAACTTAAATGGGGACTATATTTCAGATGCTTTAGCTGCTCAAGTTGGTGGCATCGGAATTGCGCCAGGGGCAAACATTAACTATGAAACTGGACATGCCATTTTTGAAGCGACACACGGTACAGCTCCAAAATATGCGGATTTAGATAAAGTGAATCCATCTTCTGTACTATTATCAGGTGTTCTTTTATTAGAACATTTAGGTTGGCAAGAAGCGGCAGACTTAATTACAGCGTCTGTTGAAAAAACAATCGCTTCAAAAGTTGTAACATACGACTTTGCACGATTAATGGATGGCGCAACAGAAGTGAAAACATCTGAATTTGCGGATGAATTGATTAAAAATCTATAATATTAGTTAACCTATAGTTGAGATATGTTCTTACAAAGCTTCATTTGTAAAGCATAGATTAAGCGGTATTGAGAGCCATTTGTGCTTTCTTTACCGCTTTTTATTAATATCAACTGCCTTTACCATAGGAGAGGAAATCTCATAAAAATCTTAATAATTGTAAAGTTGACGTCGTGCTTTGACTCATTTAACTTAAAAGTGGGTAATACAAAAATGAAGTACGAAGATGTTTT
It contains:
- a CDS encoding acetyl-CoA carboxylase carboxyltransferase subunit alpha, with the protein product MLEFEKSIQEIKNKIDSLKDAQSKNDVDLSDEIDMLEAALQTEKEKVYTSLKPWDRVQIARLQERPTTLDYISHIFEDFIEFHGDRNFRDDPAIIGGLAFFNGIPVTVIGHQRGKDTKDNIYRNFGMAHPEGYRKALRLMKQAEKFNRPIFTFIDTKGAYPGKAAEERGQSESIARNLIEMASLSVPIIAIVIGEGGSGGALGLGVSNRILMLENSTYSVISPEGAAGILWKDSALAKIAAETMKITAYDLKELQIIDEVVKEPLGGAHHDIERQAKQIKEAFTRHLKAFQQMDEKAIKEDRFNKFRQMGTFVE
- the pfkA gene encoding 6-phosphofructokinase, which translates into the protein MKKIAVLTSGGDAPGMNAAVRAVVRKAIYHNIEVYGVYQGYQGLINDDIHKLELGSVGDTIQRGGTFLYSARCPEFKEKSVRAKGIENLRKRGIEGLVVIGGDGSYRGAQRITEECHDIQTIGIPGTIDNDINGTDFTIGFDTALNTIIESVDKIRDTASSHARTFIIEVMGRDCGDLALWSGLAVGAESIILPETEYNIQDIAEKIQHGIDRGKKHSIIIVAEGCMSGNTCADELTKYINVDARVSVLGHIQRGGSPTGMDRVLASRMGGYAMELLMNGETAKGVGIKDNHLTATDFDQIFNATSENKINERMLELTKELSI
- the pyk gene encoding pyruvate kinase — encoded protein: MKRTKIVCTIGPASESEEMLEKLMRAGMNVARLNFSHGSHDEHRARIETIRKVANKLNLNIGILLDTKGPEIRTHNMKDGLITLEKGTKVSVSMTEVEGTPEMFSVTYENLINDVHEGSFILLDDGLIELQVEEIDHSAGQVHCKVLNTGELKNKKGVNLPGVSVNLPGITEKDADDIRFGIDQDVDFIAASFVRRSSDVLEIRKILEEANHHTISIIPKIENQEGIDNIDEILAVSDGLMVARGDMGVEIPPETVPIVQKELIRKCNKLGKPVITATQMLDSMQRNPRATRAEASDVANAIYDGTDAVMLSGETAAGSYPEEAVKAMHNIAVAAEQAQDYKKLLSDRTKLVETSLVNAIGVSVAHTALNLNVKAIVAATESGSTAKTISKYRPKSDILAVTPNESTARQCALMWGVYPIIKKGNYSTDELLNNAVATAIESERVVNGDLIIITAGVPTGESGTTNLMKLHLIGDELASGQGIGRTSAVGRTVVVNQASELKGKDLSNAVIVTSSIDESFVPYLDQAVGLITEEGGLTSPSAIVGLEKGIPTVVGVENVLQSVKDDVLVTVDAAQGKIFEGYANVL
- a CDS encoding citrate synthase, with amino-acid sequence MAELQKGLEGVIAAETKISSIIDSQLTYAGYDIDDLAENALFEEVMFLLWNYRLPNEKELQELKDKLHHYMTLNPRMYSHFEEYTTDEVHPMTALRTSVSYLAHFDDNADDNDEAALYERGIRIQSKIASLVTSFSRVREGKKPVKPDTSLSYAANFLYMLRGEKPTDVEVEGFNKALILHADHELNASAFTARCAVSSMSDMYSGITAAVGSLKGPLHGGANERVIRMLTEIGSVDNVEAYLKKAFDNKEKIMGFGHRVYKNGDPRAKYLKEMSQKITDETGQSELFEISVKIADIVKEEKGLLPNVDFYSATVYHSMGIEHDLFTPIFAVSRTSGWVAHILEQLRDNRIMRPRATYIGETNRKYLPIEQRD
- the icd gene encoding NADP-dependent isocitrate dehydrogenase; translated protein: MSEKIVKTADGLNVPNQPIVPYIIGDGIGPDIWKAASRVIDEAVKKAYNGEKEISWKEVLAGQKAYDQTGEWLPQETLDTIKEYLIAIKGPLTTPIGGGIRSLNVALRQELDLFTCLRPVRWFQGVPSPVKNPQDTDMVIFRENTEDIYAGIEFKEGSEEVKKVIDFLQNEMGAKNIRFPETSGIGIKPVSKEGTERLVRAAIQYALDNNRKSVTLVHKGNIMKFTEGAFKQWGYDLAEREFGDKVFTWKQYDKIVEEKGKEEANAAQEKAEKAGKIIIKDSIADIFLQQILTRPSDHDVVATMNLNGDYISDALAAQVGGIGIAPGANINYETGHAIFEATHGTAPKYADLDKVNPSSVLLSGVLLLEHLGWQEAADLITASVEKTIASKVVTYDFARLMDGATEVKTSEFADELIKNL